Within the Natranaerovirga pectinivora genome, the region CAAAAAGGTCGTTAATTCATCTATAATTTTACATACTCTTTTATTGCTGTGCTTCATAATAATCCTCCTTTTTAAATGCTTCAATAATTGGAATCAAAAACATAGCGACTATTCCAGTTGTAAATCCTACATTGTATAAATTCAATCCACCATGCAAAACTCCCATATGAGAAGCTGCTGTAGCAGTTAAAAATCCAGCTACTATACCATAAGGCCATCCATATTTACCTGGAATAGGCGCTAAACCTGTTGCAAACAAAGAGGCAACAATCACTCCTGGTGCATTAAGAGTCCAAGCATTGAGTATACTGCCTAGTATTAAACCACCAATAATAGGGGTCATGTTTTTAATATGTTTTCCAAAAGCGCCAAACCCAAATATTGTGAGTATGCCACCAATAGCTGGCCCATTTAATTCTCCTTTAATTAACAATACATATCCTAGAGCAGCTATTCCATTTATTCCCATATTAATGAGTGTCACACCAAAACCTTCTAAAGTGACAAAATCACAAATTAATCTTCCTGAATATGAAAATATGTTTTTTAAATTGCTTATCTTTTTATTATTATAAAAATAACCTACAATTATAACGACTACAAAGAAAATAAATAAAAACCATCCCATTAAAGTATTATTGCCTTCACTCCAAATGGCTTTACTTTCAACTTCTATTCCATACACTTTTAATATGGCCATTAAAATAGTTCCGATTAACCCTGAAGAAAATCCAACGTTATACATAACAAAACCTTGATGCACCCTTAATAGATATGTTGCTACAGGGGGTAATATAATACCCACTACTAAACCAACACCAGTACTTAATAATATCCTTGTGCCTAAAGAATAAGGGGTAGCAAATAATAATTGTGAAAAAACAGGTCCTAAGCAAGTTCCTAAAAAAGCAACATATATGTATTTATTAAATTTATCTTTTTGTATTTTGGCAAAAATTAAAACGCCAAATATAATAATCCACATATTTAATATGTTTTTTCCA harbors:
- a CDS encoding DUF1576 domain-containing protein translates to MENPKDIFEGMLLLLQEPSVLMTDYIEVAGIGAAFVNSGLVTLFAIMIFRYQKIDLSGVAFGTLSLLTGFALFGKNILNMWIIIFGVLIFAKIQKDKFNKYIYVAFLGTCLGPVFSQLLFATPYSLGTRILLSTGVGLVVGIILPPVATYLLRVHQGFVMYNVGFSSGLIGTILMAILKVYGIEVESKAIWSEGNNTLMGWFLFIFFVVVIIVGYFYNNKKISNLKNIFSYSGRLICDFVTLEGFGVTLINMGINGIAALGYVLLIKGELNGPAIGGILTIFGFGAFGKHIKNMTPIIGGLILGSILNAWTLNAPGVIVASLFATGLAPIPGKYGWPYGIVAGFLTATAASHMGVLHGGLNLYNVGFTTGIVAMFLIPIIEAFKKEDYYEAQQ